In the Dehalococcoidia bacterium genome, one interval contains:
- a CDS encoding 4-hydroxyphenylacetate 3-hydroxylase N-terminal domain-containing protein, which yields MPLRTPEQFKASLRDDRRVYIGGKRVRDVVTHPVLSVCTEHAANLYRLNRDRKLKDLFTFPSPETGKAVSRYFMIPTTSQELLQRGNLIEAHTAANKSVLDLLKAVGTDALLALLVVSRDMDKALKTSYNKRVQKFFSYCRENDLSLATAQTDVKGDRSLRPHEQPDPDMYVRVVKRRKDGIVIRGAKAHTTAAPQANEIFLLPTRAMTEADADYALACAVPVNAKGVTLICRPMPGPEHAVFDFPVSRTHIETETITVFDDVFVPNERVFMAGEWQFAGALANTFATFHRHTAVSYKPPSADLLLGAAALAADLNGVRNEGHIREKLSRLVMYTEIVRACRKMAAYEAIMTPSGIMMPNPIYTNAGKFHFANNFHEVAKIVQDIAGGLAITAPSEADLKSKEIGKYVEKYLAGRKGASGRERLQVMSLIRDYTASDFGGYNYVVTLHGEGSMAAQQIVALRDYDVERCVRLAREAMGAG from the coding sequence ATGCCTCTCCGCACTCCCGAGCAGTTCAAGGCGAGCCTCCGTGACGACCGCCGCGTCTACATCGGTGGCAAGCGAGTACGGGACGTGGTCACGCATCCCGTCCTCTCCGTCTGCACCGAGCACGCCGCAAACCTCTACCGCCTCAACCGCGACCGCAAGCTGAAGGACCTGTTCACTTTCCCGTCGCCGGAGACGGGCAAGGCCGTCAGCCGCTACTTCATGATTCCGACAACGTCCCAGGAGCTGCTTCAGCGCGGCAATCTCATCGAGGCGCACACCGCCGCCAACAAGAGCGTGCTGGACCTGCTCAAGGCCGTCGGCACGGACGCCCTCCTCGCCCTGTTGGTGGTCAGCCGGGACATGGACAAGGCCCTGAAGACTTCGTACAACAAACGTGTGCAGAAATTCTTCTCCTACTGCCGGGAGAACGACCTCTCCCTGGCGACGGCCCAGACCGACGTCAAGGGCGACCGCAGCCTGCGCCCCCACGAGCAGCCTGACCCCGACATGTACGTGCGCGTCGTCAAGCGCCGCAAGGACGGCATCGTCATCCGGGGAGCCAAGGCACACACCACGGCGGCGCCGCAGGCCAACGAGATCTTCCTCCTGCCCACGCGCGCCATGACGGAGGCGGACGCCGACTACGCCCTCGCCTGCGCCGTTCCCGTGAACGCGAAGGGCGTGACGCTCATATGCCGCCCCATGCCCGGTCCGGAGCACGCCGTCTTTGACTTCCCCGTCAGCCGGACACACATCGAGACGGAGACCATTACGGTTTTCGACGACGTGTTCGTGCCCAACGAGCGCGTGTTCATGGCGGGCGAATGGCAGTTCGCCGGGGCGCTCGCCAACACCTTCGCCACCTTCCACCGCCACACGGCCGTCTCCTACAAGCCGCCCTCCGCCGACCTGCTGCTGGGCGCAGCGGCGCTGGCCGCGGACCTCAACGGCGTGCGCAACGAAGGCCACATCCGCGAGAAGCTGTCCCGACTGGTGATGTACACGGAGATCGTGCGCGCCTGCCGCAAGATGGCCGCGTACGAGGCTATCATGACTCCCTCCGGCATCATGATGCCCAATCCAATCTACACGAACGCGGGCAAGTTCCACTTCGCCAACAACTTCCATGAGGTGGCCAAGATCGTGCAGGACATCGCGGGCGGCTTGGCAATCACCGCGCCGTCGGAGGCCGACCTGAAAAGCAAGGAGATCGGCAAGTACGTGGAGAAGTACCTGGCGGGGCGCAAGGGCGCCAGCGGACGGGAGCGCCTGCAGGTCATGAGCCTCATCCGCGACTACACGGCCAGCGATTTCGGCGGCTACAACTACGTCGTCACGCTGCACGGCGAAGGGTCCATGGCCGCCCAGCAGATCGTCGCCCTGCGCGACTACGACGTGGAGCGCTGCGTCCGCCTGGCCCGGGAGGCCATGGGAGCGGGATAG